One Halichondria panicea chromosome 3, odHalPani1.1, whole genome shotgun sequence genomic region harbors:
- the LOC135333170 gene encoding ankyrin repeat domain-containing protein 29-like has translation MAAAFGGHTDSIRELLSSGAVVDLAAKDGRTPLYVAAFGGHTDSIRELLSSGAVVDLAAKDGRTPLYVAAFGGHTDSIRELLSSGAVVDLADKDGCTPLMAAAFGGHTDSIRELLSSGAVVDLAAKVSI, from the exons ATGGCGGCAGCCtttggaggtcacactgacagtattagagagctgctctcctcaggagccgtggtggacctggctgccaag gatgggcgTACTCCACTCTATGTGGCAGCCtttggaggtcacactgacagtattagagagctgctctcctcaggagccgtggtggacctggctgccaag gatgggcgTACTCCACTCTATGTGGCAGCCtttggaggtcacactgacagtattagagagctgctctcctcaggagccgtggtggacctggctgacaag gatgggtgtACTCCACTCATGGCGGCAGCCtttggaggtcacactgacagtattagagagctgctctcctcaggagccgtggtggacctggctgccaaggtgagtatctga
- the LOC135334241 gene encoding ankyrin repeat domain-containing protein 50-like yields MAAAFGGHTDSIRELLSSGAVVDLAAKDGRTPLYVAAFGGHTDSIRELLSSGAVVDLAAKDGRTPLYVAANGGHTDSVKELLSSGAVVDLANKYGDTPLMVAAVMGRVDIVRKLLSSGASPL; encoded by the exons ATGGCGGCAGCCtttggaggtcacactgacagtattagagagctgctctcctcaggagccgtggtggacctggctgccaag gatgggcgTACTCCACTCTATGTGGCAGCCtttggaggtcacactgacagtattagagagctgctctcctcaggagccgtggtggacctggctgccaag gatgggcgTACTCCACTCTATGTGGCAGCCAATGGAGGTCATACTGACAGTGttaaagagctgctctcctcaggagccgtggtggacctggctaacaag TATGGGGACACTCCACTCATGGTGGCAGCCGTCATGGGACGTGTAGATATTGTAAGGAAGCTTCTCTCATCAGGGGCTTCCCCTCTATAA
- the LOC135334198 gene encoding uncharacterized protein LOC135334198 isoform X1 yields MEAQEESCAGPPLSVQPLTPTHHGHCCKATLYTSEEATRSRFDQLIENFNNWLATRPSPYKSSHWLPSMADQSDAEEQASHRLSMLSKTLWTWRESVSDSRRWRVCVEIDARNCLRRAFHDWRLHIYHCILDKLAEEYTEQGRTTALQAWFHIWHERACVREGERVLLTRVTSLLEQRLCGRALCEWARVTRISLLEQRLCGRALCEWARVTRISLLEQRLCGRALCGWARVTRLSRWTKARSQLCVRRCWSLWRGGVAKQRSLLEAAKKKHEVLSLSHALHTWRRQLHAHIAARDYLSLGLLSKCFTVWMELTEWSHTESALAFVGRLQELLCRDPTVTYPTMVSSLTLASRNLRLGDGGLSGEESTSDLPSQHECKPVSWLQVESTGSSHDDDLCPCLHTELLSSVEEVKQLLLSDLSDSISSSSHHYIISSEDVTQIVEPPPPVVAMATCCVQHLRLHCCSKAFNSWRLYAMISLRLEHAQIWSKWRTTKRMFHCWRDLAASRTQLQNSSTHSLMCLCLKRWHRTVRDLRQDREATLLRRAQLLSRVWAVWRRELVRERVSMWGVRTSRDLLLSQVIRYPLLCTVTECAIHSCRYSQHGR; encoded by the exons ATGGAGGCTCAGGAAGAGAGCTGTGCTGGTCCCCCTCTCTCTGTCCAGCCCCTCACACCCACGCATCATGGACACTGTTGCAAAGCCACCCTCTATACAAGTGAGGAGGCCACCAGATCACGCTTTGATCAGCTGATAGAGAACTTCAACAATTGGCTCGCCACACGTCCATCACCATACAAGTCGTCACACTGGCTACCCTCAATGGCCGACCAATCAGATGCTGAGGAGCAGGCCAGCCACcgtctgagcatgctcagtaaaacactGTGGACATGGAGAGAAAGCGTCTCAGATTCCCG TCGATGGAGGGTATGTGTTGAGATTGATGCCAGGAACTGCCTGAG ACGAGCCTTTCATGACTGGAGACTGCACATCTACCACTGCATACTGGACAAGCTAGCTGAGGAGTACACAGAACAAGGGAGGACCACTGCCTTGCAAG CTTGGTTCCATATATGGCATGAGAGAGCGTGTGTGCGTGAGGGAGAGAGAGTCCTGCTAACCAGAGTGACATCACTACTAGAGCAGCGTCTCTGTGGGAGGGCTCTCTGTGAGTGGGCGAGAGTTACCAGGATATCACTACTAGAGCAGCGGCTCTGTGGGAGGGCTCTCTGTGAGTGGGCGAGAGTTACCAGGATATCACTACTAGAGCAGCGGCTCTGTGGGAGGGCTCTCTGTGGATGGGCGAGAGTTACCAGGCTGTCAAGGTGGACCAAG GCCCGGAGTCAATTGTGTGTACGGAGGTGTTGGTCTCTCTggagagggggtgtggctaaacAACGCTCGTTactggaggcagcaaagaagaAGCATGAAGTTCTCTCCCTATCACATGCCCTACACACTTGGAGAAGGCAGTTACACGCACACATAGCAGCAAG GGACTACCTCTCCCTGGGCTTGCTGTCTAAATGTTTCACTGTTTGGATGGAGCTGACAGAATGGTCCCACACAGAGTCTGCCCTGGCCTTCGTGGGGAGGCTACAAGAACTTCTCTGTAGAGACCCGACAGTGACCTACCCCACCATGGTGTCCAGTCTCACTCTAGCTAGTAGGAACCTTCGTTTGGGAGATGGTGGTCTGTCAGGGGAGGAGTCGACCTCTGACCTACCGAGCCAACACGAGTGTAAG CCTGTGTCCTGGCTGCAGGTTGAGAGTACTGGCAGCTCACACGATGATGACCTTTGCCCTTGTCTACACACAGAGCTGCTCAGTAGCGTTGAAGAGGTCAAACAACTCCTACTATCAGATCTGTCTGATTCTATCAGCTCCTCCTCACACCATTACATCATATCATCAGAGGATGTTACGCAGATTGTTGAACCACCCCCTCCTGTGGTTGCTATGGCTACCTGTTGTGTTCAACATCTACGGCTTCATTGCTGTAGCAAAGCATTTAATAGTTGGAGATTGTATGCAATGATTAGTCTGAGGTTGGAGCATGCTCAGATCTGGTCAAAATGGCGGACAACAAAGAGGATGTTTCATTGTTGGAGGGATCTCGCTGCCTCGAGGACACAGCTACAGaatagctccacccacagtctAATGTGCTTGTGCCTCAAGCGTTGGCACAGAACAGTCAGAG ATCTGAGGCAAGATCGAGAGGCTACACTTCTG CGACGGGCCCAGCTGTTGTCtcgtgtgtgggcggtgtggaGACGTGAGCTTGTGAGGGAGAGGGTATCTATGTGGGGGGTCCGTACCAGCAGGGACCTCCTACTGAGTCAGGTGATACGATACCCCCTATTGTGTACAGTTACTGAGTGTGCCATTCATTCGTGCAGGTACTCTCAGCATGGCAGGTAG
- the LOC135334198 gene encoding uncharacterized protein LOC135334198 isoform X3 — translation MEAQEESCAGPPLSVQPLTPTHHGHCCKATLYTSEEATRSRFDQLIENFNNWLATRPSPYKSSHWLPSMADQSDAEEQASHRLSMLSKTLWTWRESVSDSRRWRVCVEIDARNCLRRAFHDWRLHIYHCILDKLAEEYTEQGRTTALQAWFHIWHERACVREGERVLLTRVTSLLEQRLCGRALCEWARVTRISLLEQRLCGRALCEWARVTRISLLEQRLCGRALCGWARVTRLSRWTKARSQLCVRRCWSLWRGGVAKQRSLLEAAKKKHEVLSLSHALHTWRRQLHAHIAARDYLSLGLLSKCFTVWMELTEWSHTESALAFVGRLQELLCRDPTVTYPTMVSSLTLASRNLRLGDGGLSGEESTSDLPSQHECKPVSWLQVESTGSSHDDDLCPCLHTELLSSVEEVKQLLLSDLSDSISSSSHHYIISSEDVTQIVEPPPPVVAMATCCVQHLRLHCCSKAFNSWRLYAMISLRLEHAQIWSKWRTTKRMFHCWRDLAASRTQLQNSSTHSLMCLCLKRWHRTVRDLRQDREATLLRRAQLLSRVWAVWRRELVRERVSMWGVRTSRDLLLSQVLSAWQVAVGV, via the exons ATGGAGGCTCAGGAAGAGAGCTGTGCTGGTCCCCCTCTCTCTGTCCAGCCCCTCACACCCACGCATCATGGACACTGTTGCAAAGCCACCCTCTATACAAGTGAGGAGGCCACCAGATCACGCTTTGATCAGCTGATAGAGAACTTCAACAATTGGCTCGCCACACGTCCATCACCATACAAGTCGTCACACTGGCTACCCTCAATGGCCGACCAATCAGATGCTGAGGAGCAGGCCAGCCACcgtctgagcatgctcagtaaaacactGTGGACATGGAGAGAAAGCGTCTCAGATTCCCG TCGATGGAGGGTATGTGTTGAGATTGATGCCAGGAACTGCCTGAG ACGAGCCTTTCATGACTGGAGACTGCACATCTACCACTGCATACTGGACAAGCTAGCTGAGGAGTACACAGAACAAGGGAGGACCACTGCCTTGCAAG CTTGGTTCCATATATGGCATGAGAGAGCGTGTGTGCGTGAGGGAGAGAGAGTCCTGCTAACCAGAGTGACATCACTACTAGAGCAGCGTCTCTGTGGGAGGGCTCTCTGTGAGTGGGCGAGAGTTACCAGGATATCACTACTAGAGCAGCGGCTCTGTGGGAGGGCTCTCTGTGAGTGGGCGAGAGTTACCAGGATATCACTACTAGAGCAGCGGCTCTGTGGGAGGGCTCTCTGTGGATGGGCGAGAGTTACCAGGCTGTCAAGGTGGACCAAG GCCCGGAGTCAATTGTGTGTACGGAGGTGTTGGTCTCTCTggagagggggtgtggctaaacAACGCTCGTTactggaggcagcaaagaagaAGCATGAAGTTCTCTCCCTATCACATGCCCTACACACTTGGAGAAGGCAGTTACACGCACACATAGCAGCAAG GGACTACCTCTCCCTGGGCTTGCTGTCTAAATGTTTCACTGTTTGGATGGAGCTGACAGAATGGTCCCACACAGAGTCTGCCCTGGCCTTCGTGGGGAGGCTACAAGAACTTCTCTGTAGAGACCCGACAGTGACCTACCCCACCATGGTGTCCAGTCTCACTCTAGCTAGTAGGAACCTTCGTTTGGGAGATGGTGGTCTGTCAGGGGAGGAGTCGACCTCTGACCTACCGAGCCAACACGAGTGTAAG CCTGTGTCCTGGCTGCAGGTTGAGAGTACTGGCAGCTCACACGATGATGACCTTTGCCCTTGTCTACACACAGAGCTGCTCAGTAGCGTTGAAGAGGTCAAACAACTCCTACTATCAGATCTGTCTGATTCTATCAGCTCCTCCTCACACCATTACATCATATCATCAGAGGATGTTACGCAGATTGTTGAACCACCCCCTCCTGTGGTTGCTATGGCTACCTGTTGTGTTCAACATCTACGGCTTCATTGCTGTAGCAAAGCATTTAATAGTTGGAGATTGTATGCAATGATTAGTCTGAGGTTGGAGCATGCTCAGATCTGGTCAAAATGGCGGACAACAAAGAGGATGTTTCATTGTTGGAGGGATCTCGCTGCCTCGAGGACACAGCTACAGaatagctccacccacagtctAATGTGCTTGTGCCTCAAGCGTTGGCACAGAACAGTCAGAG ATCTGAGGCAAGATCGAGAGGCTACACTTCTG CGACGGGCCCAGCTGTTGTCtcgtgtgtgggcggtgtggaGACGTGAGCTTGTGAGGGAGAGGGTATCTATGTGGGGGGTCCGTACCAGCAGGGACCTCCTACTGAGTCAG GTACTCTCAGCATGGCAGGTAGCAGTGGGAGTTTGA
- the LOC135334198 gene encoding uncharacterized protein LOC135334198 isoform X2, which yields MEAQEESCAGPPLSVQPLTPTHHGHCCKATLYTSEEATRSRFDQLIENFNNWLATRPSPYKSSHWLPSMADQSDAEEQASHRLSMLSKTLWTWRESVSDSRRWRVCVEIDARNCLRRAFHDWRLHIYHCILDKLAEEYTEQGRTTALQAWFHIWHERACVREGERVLLTRVTSLLEQRLCGRALCEWARVTRISLLEQRLCGRALCEWARVTRISLLEQRLCGRALCGWARVTRLSRWTKARSQLCVRRCWSLWRGGVAKQRSLLEAAKKKHEVLSLSHALHTWRRQLHAHIAARDYLSLGLLSKCFTVWMELTEWSHTESALAFVGRLQELLCRDPTVTYPTMVSSLTLASRNLRLGDGGLSGEESTSDLPSQHECKVESTGSSHDDDLCPCLHTELLSSVEEVKQLLLSDLSDSISSSSHHYIISSEDVTQIVEPPPPVVAMATCCVQHLRLHCCSKAFNSWRLYAMISLRLEHAQIWSKWRTTKRMFHCWRDLAASRTQLQNSSTHSLMCLCLKRWHRTVRDLRQDREATLLRRAQLLSRVWAVWRRELVRERVSMWGVRTSRDLLLSQVIRYPLLCTVTECAIHSCRYSQHGR from the exons ATGGAGGCTCAGGAAGAGAGCTGTGCTGGTCCCCCTCTCTCTGTCCAGCCCCTCACACCCACGCATCATGGACACTGTTGCAAAGCCACCCTCTATACAAGTGAGGAGGCCACCAGATCACGCTTTGATCAGCTGATAGAGAACTTCAACAATTGGCTCGCCACACGTCCATCACCATACAAGTCGTCACACTGGCTACCCTCAATGGCCGACCAATCAGATGCTGAGGAGCAGGCCAGCCACcgtctgagcatgctcagtaaaacactGTGGACATGGAGAGAAAGCGTCTCAGATTCCCG TCGATGGAGGGTATGTGTTGAGATTGATGCCAGGAACTGCCTGAG ACGAGCCTTTCATGACTGGAGACTGCACATCTACCACTGCATACTGGACAAGCTAGCTGAGGAGTACACAGAACAAGGGAGGACCACTGCCTTGCAAG CTTGGTTCCATATATGGCATGAGAGAGCGTGTGTGCGTGAGGGAGAGAGAGTCCTGCTAACCAGAGTGACATCACTACTAGAGCAGCGTCTCTGTGGGAGGGCTCTCTGTGAGTGGGCGAGAGTTACCAGGATATCACTACTAGAGCAGCGGCTCTGTGGGAGGGCTCTCTGTGAGTGGGCGAGAGTTACCAGGATATCACTACTAGAGCAGCGGCTCTGTGGGAGGGCTCTCTGTGGATGGGCGAGAGTTACCAGGCTGTCAAGGTGGACCAAG GCCCGGAGTCAATTGTGTGTACGGAGGTGTTGGTCTCTCTggagagggggtgtggctaaacAACGCTCGTTactggaggcagcaaagaagaAGCATGAAGTTCTCTCCCTATCACATGCCCTACACACTTGGAGAAGGCAGTTACACGCACACATAGCAGCAAG GGACTACCTCTCCCTGGGCTTGCTGTCTAAATGTTTCACTGTTTGGATGGAGCTGACAGAATGGTCCCACACAGAGTCTGCCCTGGCCTTCGTGGGGAGGCTACAAGAACTTCTCTGTAGAGACCCGACAGTGACCTACCCCACCATGGTGTCCAGTCTCACTCTAGCTAGTAGGAACCTTCGTTTGGGAGATGGTGGTCTGTCAGGGGAGGAGTCGACCTCTGACCTACCGAGCCAACACGAGTGTAAG GTTGAGAGTACTGGCAGCTCACACGATGATGACCTTTGCCCTTGTCTACACACAGAGCTGCTCAGTAGCGTTGAAGAGGTCAAACAACTCCTACTATCAGATCTGTCTGATTCTATCAGCTCCTCCTCACACCATTACATCATATCATCAGAGGATGTTACGCAGATTGTTGAACCACCCCCTCCTGTGGTTGCTATGGCTACCTGTTGTGTTCAACATCTACGGCTTCATTGCTGTAGCAAAGCATTTAATAGTTGGAGATTGTATGCAATGATTAGTCTGAGGTTGGAGCATGCTCAGATCTGGTCAAAATGGCGGACAACAAAGAGGATGTTTCATTGTTGGAGGGATCTCGCTGCCTCGAGGACACAGCTACAGaatagctccacccacagtctAATGTGCTTGTGCCTCAAGCGTTGGCACAGAACAGTCAGAG ATCTGAGGCAAGATCGAGAGGCTACACTTCTG CGACGGGCCCAGCTGTTGTCtcgtgtgtgggcggtgtggaGACGTGAGCTTGTGAGGGAGAGGGTATCTATGTGGGGGGTCCGTACCAGCAGGGACCTCCTACTGAGTCAGGTGATACGATACCCCCTATTGTGTACAGTTACTGAGTGTGCCATTCATTCGTGCAGGTACTCTCAGCATGGCAGGTAG
- the LOC135334200 gene encoding uncharacterized protein LOC135334200, with protein sequence MKLLLQALCVLVLLVLNRTEENCSQPWHVINTTLEGCVCYNLSDAQDTVRCSDDQVEVLFGHCLTVDDHGSHLGPCLNNLHYADYKNIAKGDKRYVTLSARANHSTVNDQMCAILHRTGPVCNECMEGYGPTVLQAGFSCAQCEWYGVLVYLLLEFGPLTIVFLILLVFPINITSAMMSGFVVYCQVVSTVVTYDTTLANAVISSGKTQAVTFHILLTLSNIWNLDFTTFVAFLPAICLSERLTNIHVILLKYLSAAYPLLLVTATYIIVQLHARGNRLLACLWRPFRQCCARTRREIWSPQKSLVDVFASFILLSYSKLFLLFFLTIADASLTTVSFNATLHTEHVLRFDTTLTYWTGMHIPIVLFSVTVFLGLTVLPVLLLWLYPLRLFRRALNYCPLTRHQVILTMFVDKFQADYNDGLNGGGYDMRWLSSLPMVVPCGVYISAFLFDHYLSWLVYILWLLIVNVTVLLLRPYKKQLMTIVNGTLLAMLIAYAVLYNTFMNNLTDPSASNPTLGTIWSCLLLLAIPHLVLYGSLLCKPVLMIYRRRGDTNHQDRGDMEEEAHRLQQPDQYTPLAN encoded by the coding sequence atGAAGCTACTACTGCAAGCGTTGTGTGTACTAGTGCTGCTGGTACTGAACAGGACAGAGGAGAACTGCAGTCAACCATGGCACGTGATCAACACTACACTGGAGGGTTGCGTCTGCTATAATCTCTCTGATGCCCAGGACACCGTTCGATGCTCAGACGATCAAGTGGAGGTGTTGTTTGGTCATTGCTTAACAGTGGACGATCACGGCTCTCATCTTGGACCATGTCTCAACAACCTTCACTATGCTGACTATAAGAACATAGCTAAGGGAGACAAGCGTTACGTGACCCTCTCAGCCAGAGCTAACCATAGTACAGTGAACGATCAGATGTGTGCTATACTACACAGGACAGGGCCAGTGTGCAATGAGTGTATGGAGGGATATGGACCCACTGTATTGCAGGCTGGGTTCTCGTGTGCACAGTGTGAGTGGTATGGAGTGCTGGTCTACCTACTGCTGGAGTTTGGACCACTAACTATTGTATTCCTGATTCTACTTGTGTTTCCCATCAACATAACGTCTGCTATGATGAGTGGCTTCGTGGTCTACTGTCAAGTGGTCTCCACCGTCGTAACCTACGACACTACTTTGGCCAACGCTGTCATCTCTAGTGGGAAAACACAAGCAGTCACATTTCACATACTTCTAACATTGAGTAATATATGGAACCTCGACTTCACAACCTTTGTTGCCTTCCTCCCGGCCATATGCTTGAGTGAGAGGCTCACTAACATACATGTGATACTGCTCAAGTACCTATCAGCAGCCTACCCGCTACTGCTAGTAACAGCCACCTACATCATAGTACAACTACACGCTCGGGGCAATAGACTACTAGCTTGTTTATGGAGGCCATTTAGACAATGCTGTGCTAGAACAAGGCGGGAAATATGGAGCCCTCAAAAGTCACTAGTGGACGTGTTCGCATCGTTCATTCTCTTATCTTACTCCAAACTGTTCCTATTATTCTTCTTAACTATAGCAGATGCTAGTCTCACTACAGTCAGCTTCAATGCTACACTGCACACAGAGCATGTGCTACGTTTTGACACCACGCTGACATATTGGACTGGAATGCATATTCCCATTGTCCTATTCTCAGTTACAGTGTTTCTTGGCCTCACAGTCCTGCCAGTGCTGCTACTCTGGCTGTACCCACTGAGGCTGTTCAGGAGGGCATTGAACTACTGTCCTCTCACCAGGCATCAAGTCATACTAACTATGTTTGTAGACAAGTTTCAAGCAGATTATAACGATGGGCTTAATGGCGGTGGCTATGATATGAGATGGTTATCTAGCTTGCCTATGGTGGTACCATGCGGTGTATACATCTCAGCATTTCTATTTGACCACTATTTATCATGGCTGGTTTATATTCTTTGGTTACTAATAGTCAATGTGACAGTGCTGCTGCTTCGACCTTACAAGAAACAGCTAATGACAATAGTGAATGGAACACTGCTAGCAATGCTGATAGCTTATGCTGTACTCTATAATACGTTCATGAACAACTTGACTGATCCTTCAGCCTCCAACCCAACCCTGGGTACCATATGGAGCTGTCTGCTGCTATTAGCTATACCACACCTAGTCCTGTATGGGAGTCTACTCTGCAAGCCAGTGCTGATGATCTACAGGAGGAGGGGGGATACCAACCATCAAGACAGAGGAGACATGGAGGAAGAGGCTCACAGGTTACAGCAACCTGACCAGTATACACCACTAGCTAACTAG
- the LOC135334209 gene encoding uncharacterized protein LOC135334209, with protein sequence MTKPCVQYVILGVLIAIAWTIVTLPIILYHLPVSMMDHTVYSNRSTEGKGRSPFNYTMDNVAAVNESCPLCFENFYCKPGSHSCVPNCDWTEYTEPTNTIINVFVIVICSMSVLFGVLTLTLAVVRRNRMCSFPSVIVIYQTVAALIISIFVLLGYMNQKSLYCWASNDLAESVTHSTPFCVISGIAILYLLMFLSLCWICHISIMYWKLQFPFHARNFAIDGKMKYIHIMCVIAIILLSSVPIISIILVDWRQRQNGENVMGTLGFGITRFQPITCTAMNRNSLYYSLVLPINLMVPVGVTLLILILWIIHKNYKMSKETDEKQGIKISSAESKILFILCYYVVMTVIALSGLTIISWKGPAFVQAYFHYFLCERAGYNPDSPCDRSKIDDLHQAGLVAISFIFVGLFPVINFIFTANFREIANALTKCCHRKQEIERNKERQSLITKDSVKSHSDTEYSTEHED encoded by the exons ATGACTAAACcttgtgtacagtatgtaaTACTTGGAGTATTGATTGCCATAGCCTGGACTATTGTGACCTTGCCTATTATACTCTATCACCTACCAGTGAGTATGATG GACCATACAGTGTATAGTAACAGATCTACTGAAGGAAAAGGGAGATCTCCATTTAATTACACAATGGATAATGTTGCAGCAGTAAATGAAAGCTGCCCTCTCTGTTTCGAGAACTTCTATTGCAAGCCTGGCAGTCATAGCTGTGTCCCAAACTGTGATTGGACGGAGTACACAGAGCCAACCAATACCATCATCAACGTGTTTGTGATTGTCATATGCTCCATGAGTGTACTGTTTGGAGTGCTCACACTTACCCTTGCAGTTGTCCGGCGGAACAGAAT GTGTAGCTTCCCTTCCGTAATTGTCATCTATCAAACTGTGGCAGCACTCATTATCT CTATATTTGTCCTATTGGGGTACATGAACCAGAAGTCTCTCTATTGCTGGGCGAGCAATGACCTCGCTGAAAGTGTGACACATTCGACACCTTTCTGTGTCATCTCAG GCATCGCGATCCTTTATCTACTCATGTTCTTATCTCTGTGTTGGATTTGCCACATTTCAATTATGTACTGGAAACTGCAGTTTCCATTTCATGCTCGGAACTTTGCAATTGATGGCAAAATGAAGTACATTCACATAATGTGTGTAATAGCCATCATATTGTTATCCTCTGTTCCTATCATTTCCATCATCCTGGTGGACTGGAGGCAAAGACAGAATGGTGAAAATGTCATGGGCACTCTCGGCTTTGGAATCACTCGCTTTCAACCCATTACATGCACTGCCATGAATCGTAACAGTCTCTATTACTCTCTGGTCCTGCCCATCAACCTGATGGTCCCTGTGGGAGTCACTCTACTCATTCTCATTCTATGGATCATACATAAG AACTACAAGATGAGCAAGGAAACGGATGAGAAACAAGGAATCAAGATCAGTTCAGCTGAGAGCAAGATCTTGTTCATCCTCTGCTACTATGTTGTCATGACGGTGATAGCGCTGAGTGGTCTCACCATTATCAGTTGGAAGGGCCCAGCGTTTGTACAAGCTTACTTCCATTACTTCCTCTGTGAGAGAGCCGGCTATAATCCCGACAGTCCGTGTGATAGGTCAAAGATAGATGATCTACATCAAGCAGGGCTGGTTGCTATCTCCTTCATATTTGTGGGACTTTTCCCAGTCATCAATTTTATTTTTACGGCCAATTTCAGAGAAATTGCGAATGCTCTGACCAAGTGTTGCCATCGGAAACAGGAGATTGAGAGAAACAAGGAGAGACAGTCTCTGATAACCAAGGACTCTGTTAAGTCTCACTCAGACACCGAGTATTCCACTGAACATGAAGACTAA